The following are encoded together in the Bradymonas sediminis genome:
- a CDS encoding phosphatidate cytidylyltransferase: protein MSSKKSNLTVRLTTAAVAIPLLLALIFMAPAWATFALVTAAGFLVTWEYCTITFADEHRAGKLLASLISVAMASVLYFVPQFFTESLVGGFLAIFLLFLFTYKDQKRVSHQIASSITGILYGGVVLTTLSLLVRDAGEAGPFWIIMVMVVVWSSDTGAYFAGRAFGKHKLYEAVSPNKTIEGAVGGVAGSIVGAFAANYIFALVGNWEPLLVWQVLLLAIPGNILSQVGDLAESLIKRAHDVKDSGTIIPGHGGMLDRIDGLLFASPWFYIIFTHVLN, encoded by the coding sequence ATGAGTTCAAAAAAATCGAATCTTACCGTCCGGCTCACCACCGCCGCGGTGGCGATCCCGCTGCTCCTGGCGCTCATCTTCATGGCCCCGGCCTGGGCGACCTTCGCCCTGGTCACGGCCGCGGGCTTTCTGGTGACCTGGGAGTATTGCACCATCACCTTCGCCGACGAGCACCGCGCCGGCAAACTCCTGGCCTCGCTTATCTCGGTGGCCATGGCGTCAGTGCTCTACTTCGTGCCACAATTCTTCACCGAGTCGCTGGTCGGCGGCTTTTTGGCCATCTTCTTGCTCTTTTTATTCACCTATAAAGACCAGAAACGCGTCAGCCACCAGATCGCGTCGAGCATCACGGGAATCCTGTACGGCGGCGTGGTGTTGACCACATTGTCCCTGCTGGTGCGCGACGCCGGCGAGGCCGGGCCGTTCTGGATCATCATGGTGATGGTGGTCGTGTGGTCCTCGGACACCGGCGCCTATTTTGCCGGGCGCGCCTTCGGAAAGCATAAGCTCTACGAGGCGGTCAGCCCGAATAAAACCATCGAGGGCGCCGTGGGCGGCGTCGCGGGGAGCATCGTCGGCGCGTTTGCGGCCAACTATATCTTCGCCCTGGTCGGCAATTGGGAGCCCCTGCTGGTCTGGCAAGTTTTGCTGCTGGCCATCCCGGGCAATATTTTGTCCCAGGTGGGCGACCTCGCCGAGAGCCTGATTAAGCGCGCCCACGACGTCAAAGACAGCGGCACCATCATCCCCGGCCACGGCGGAATGCTGGACCGCATCGACGGGTTACTCTTCGCGTCTCCCTGGTTTTATATCATCTTTACGCACGTCCTAAACTGA
- the rseP gene encoding RIP metalloprotease RseP has translation MSFIYFIILIGVLIFVHELGHFLFAKLFGVKVLRFSIGMGPKMVGFTRGETEYVICWLPLGGYVRMLGFELDEVEELSEEDRGRSLMMQPIWQRAIITLAGPVFNLILPLIIYFIAGMMQTTAPPSVVGEVFAETPAAEAGLQAGDQITRLDDTPITYWHELNQFMGDAYDREVALTYTRDGESQTVSVRPEKKTSTDFMGLHVRTYGMLGIHQQPYGATIGLRNPDSPAAKAGLQTFDRVININGESITRYDEIESIVRQSEGKPLKMLVMHRRAIDTDYARFYAQQPAEIEVRAEKIDGVYSLNLDSAEMYLSKVDADSPAALAGLRTGDKVLAIDGRVYSNFAQLSRQIINEVNEGVVAQKAEGVDEPKIELEYKLTYERDEQVHETTFAPIVRKYKGHGDQPVYRVVFGWGHLSERVEPDEIDFPALTRAGFAASQAIEETTNFSKMIVMGFVRMAQGRVGMDNLGGPIMIGELAAEAGKAGWGPFLQMMALISINLGVINLLPIPMLDGGHLLLYALEAIKRGPLSYRTRQVAAYVGISIIVFLMVFAFKNDIERNWDSIAAWINNL, from the coding sequence ATGAGCTTTATTTATTTCATCATCCTGATCGGAGTGCTGATCTTCGTTCACGAGCTCGGCCACTTTCTCTTCGCCAAACTCTTCGGCGTGAAGGTGCTGCGCTTCTCGATCGGCATGGGCCCCAAGATGGTCGGCTTCACCCGCGGTGAGACCGAATACGTCATCTGCTGGCTGCCGCTGGGCGGCTATGTGCGCATGCTCGGGTTTGAGCTGGACGAGGTCGAAGAGCTCTCCGAAGAAGACCGCGGCCGCTCGCTGATGATGCAGCCCATCTGGCAGCGCGCCATCATCACGCTGGCCGGGCCGGTGTTTAACCTGATCTTGCCGCTTATCATCTATTTTATCGCGGGCATGATGCAGACCACCGCCCCGCCGTCGGTGGTCGGCGAGGTCTTCGCCGAGACCCCCGCCGCCGAGGCGGGCCTGCAGGCCGGCGACCAGATCACCCGGCTCGACGACACCCCGATCACCTATTGGCATGAGCTCAATCAGTTCATGGGCGACGCCTACGACCGCGAGGTCGCCCTGACCTATACCCGCGACGGCGAATCACAGACCGTGTCGGTGCGCCCCGAGAAGAAGACCTCCACCGACTTTATGGGGCTTCACGTGCGCACCTACGGCATGTTGGGAATCCACCAGCAGCCCTACGGCGCGACCATCGGCCTGCGCAACCCGGACTCCCCGGCCGCCAAAGCCGGCCTGCAGACCTTCGACCGCGTCATCAACATCAACGGCGAGTCCATCACCCGCTACGATGAGATTGAGTCCATCGTGCGCCAGAGTGAGGGCAAGCCGCTGAAGATGCTCGTGATGCATCGGCGCGCCATTGACACCGACTACGCCCGTTTTTATGCGCAGCAACCCGCCGAGATTGAGGTCCGCGCCGAGAAGATAGACGGCGTGTATTCGCTCAACCTCGACTCCGCCGAGATGTACCTGTCCAAGGTCGACGCCGACTCGCCGGCAGCCCTGGCGGGGCTTCGCACCGGCGACAAAGTCCTGGCCATCGACGGGCGCGTCTATAGCAACTTCGCCCAGCTCAGCCGCCAGATTATCAACGAGGTCAACGAGGGCGTCGTCGCCCAAAAGGCCGAGGGCGTCGACGAGCCCAAGATAGAGCTCGAATATAAGCTCACCTACGAGCGCGATGAGCAGGTCCACGAGACCACCTTCGCCCCCATCGTGCGCAAATATAAAGGCCACGGCGACCAGCCGGTTTACCGCGTCGTGTTTGGCTGGGGGCACCTCTCCGAGCGCGTCGAACCCGACGAGATCGACTTCCCCGCGCTCACCCGCGCCGGCTTCGCCGCCAGCCAGGCCATCGAGGAGACCACCAACTTCAGCAAGATGATCGTCATGGGCTTCGTGCGCATGGCCCAGGGCCGCGTGGGCATGGATAACCTCGGCGGACCCATCATGATCGGCGAGTTGGCCGCCGAGGCCGGCAAGGCCGGCTGGGGGCCGTTTTTGCAGATGATGGCGCTCATCAGCATCAACCTGGGCGTCATCAACCTGCTGCCGATTCCGATGCTCGACGGCGGCCATCTGCTGCTCTACGCGCTCGAGGCCATCAAACGCGGCCCGCTGAGCTATCGCACCCGCCAGGTGGCCGCCTACGTCGGCATCTCGATCATCGTCTTTTTGATGGTCTTCGCCTTTAAGAACGATATTGAACGCAATTGGGACTCGATCGCCGCCTGGATCAACAACCTATGA
- a CDS encoding DnaJ domain-containing protein, protein MKQILIACGDVDLLRRIVSDLPPGAFKPIATRTGAGIAEKVAGRNLALAIVHEELADQYAAELCAQLRQQPDGPPILWLSSNTAPASGPFDRALKYPVPGPVFRNAVKQLVAPSQSTQDMEKWRLFYNELNARIELGESQSYFQILGLSAEAPHHQLVRAYDLLSQRYHPDRYRQFRDKKWGKAIHEKTTALYKLMTEAYQVLGDRKRRAAYERALADGKLRLDTTETSASERAPKSVIDLGTTTHSKKFLRLAQNDIAGKNLPSALQNLKFALSMEPNNAAIAQKIAQIQQAMNA, encoded by the coding sequence ATGAAACAGATCCTCATCGCCTGTGGTGACGTCGACCTTTTGCGCCGAATTGTCTCGGACCTGCCCCCGGGCGCCTTTAAGCCAATCGCCACGCGCACCGGCGCCGGGATTGCCGAAAAGGTAGCCGGGCGCAATCTGGCGCTGGCTATCGTCCACGAAGAACTCGCCGACCAATACGCGGCTGAGTTATGCGCACAATTGCGCCAACAGCCCGACGGCCCGCCCATCCTATGGCTGAGCAGCAACACCGCGCCGGCCAGCGGCCCCTTTGACCGGGCGCTCAAATACCCCGTCCCCGGACCCGTGTTCCGAAACGCCGTCAAGCAATTGGTCGCGCCCAGCCAATCCACCCAGGATATGGAAAAATGGCGGCTCTTTTATAATGAGCTCAACGCGCGCATTGAGCTCGGTGAGTCCCAGAGCTATTTCCAGATCCTCGGGCTCTCGGCCGAGGCGCCGCACCACCAACTCGTGCGCGCCTATGACCTGCTCAGCCAGCGCTACCACCCGGACCGCTATCGCCAATTTCGCGACAAGAAGTGGGGCAAGGCCATTCACGAGAAGACCACCGCCCTCTATAAATTGATGACCGAGGCCTACCAGGTGCTCGGGGACCGCAAGCGGCGCGCCGCCTACGAGCGCGCCCTGGCCGACGGAAAACTTCGCCTCGACACCACCGAGACAAGCGCCAGCGAACGCGCCCCCAAATCGGTCATCGACCTGGGCACGACCACGCACTCAAAGAAATTCCTTCGGCTCGCCCAGAATGATATCGCTGGTAAGAATCTCCCCAGCGCTCTACAAAACCTTAAATTTGCGCTGAGCATGGAGCCCAATAATGCAGCCATCGCTCAGAAAATCGCCCAGATTCAACAGGCGATGAACGCCTAA
- a CDS encoding aconitate hydratase, protein MAQNSNAKNVAEKLIASHLISGTMRPGEDIALKIDQTLTQDATGTAVMLELEAMGLTRVKTELSAQYVDHNLVQQDNKNPDDHVFLRSAAKRWGIWFSRPGNGVSHPVHQEHFGIPGKTLVGSDSHTPAAGALGMLALGAGGLEVALAMVGEPLNIRMPKIWGVKLSGSLPDWVSAKDVILEMLRRHDVDGGRGRIIEYYGPGLANLSVMDRHVIANMGTELGATTTVFPSDERVRDFLRRQGREDDWVELVADPGATYDVHEEIDLSVLEPLCALPSSPGNVVPVREVAGRPIYQAYVGSSANPGWRDFAIVAEIMRGKQASNGVSLDINPASRQVLENLTQGGHLLSLIQAGARLHQAGCNGCIGMGQAPAKDQISLRTVPRNFPSRSGTKDDLVYLVSPETAAASALRGEICDPRDLGMDYPKIVEPDEIIISKDIFIAPLPPEKAKMVALVKGPNIHSLPEFDPLPDQLTAPVALKMGDGVSTDEILRAGAEVLPFRSNIPAISRFTFDVLDPEYYNRALHYRDEDPQASGHSVVAGDNYGQGSSREHAAIAPRFLGLRFALAKSYARIHWQNLANFGVLPLEFIDHADYAAIHQGDTLRINNLHAQLQKGSTIEVENTSKGRVFQTRHTLSERQVEAILAGGLIPLMKERLAGK, encoded by the coding sequence ATGGCTCAGAATTCGAACGCTAAGAATGTCGCAGAAAAGCTGATCGCCTCGCATTTGATCTCCGGAACGATGCGCCCCGGCGAAGATATCGCCCTCAAGATCGACCAGACCCTCACCCAGGATGCCACCGGCACCGCGGTGATGCTCGAACTCGAGGCGATGGGGCTCACGCGGGTGAAGACCGAATTGTCGGCCCAATATGTCGACCATAACCTGGTCCAGCAGGATAATAAGAACCCCGACGATCACGTATTTTTGCGCAGCGCGGCCAAGCGCTGGGGCATCTGGTTTAGCCGCCCCGGCAACGGCGTGAGCCACCCGGTTCACCAGGAGCATTTCGGTATCCCCGGCAAGACCCTGGTCGGCTCGGATAGCCACACGCCGGCGGCCGGGGCCCTCGGGATGCTGGCGCTGGGCGCCGGCGGCCTGGAGGTCGCGCTGGCGATGGTCGGCGAGCCGCTCAATATCCGGATGCCCAAGATCTGGGGGGTTAAACTCAGCGGCAGCCTGCCCGACTGGGTCAGCGCGAAGGACGTGATCCTCGAGATGCTTCGCCGCCACGACGTCGACGGGGGCCGCGGGCGCATCATCGAATATTACGGCCCCGGCCTGGCCAACCTCTCGGTCATGGACCGCCACGTCATCGCCAATATGGGCACCGAATTGGGCGCCACGACCACGGTCTTCCCCTCCGATGAGCGCGTGCGTGACTTCCTGCGCCGCCAGGGCCGCGAAGACGACTGGGTCGAGCTGGTCGCCGACCCGGGCGCGACCTACGACGTCCACGAAGAGATCGACCTGAGCGTGCTCGAGCCGCTATGCGCCCTGCCGTCGAGCCCGGGCAACGTCGTCCCGGTGCGCGAGGTCGCCGGGCGCCCCATCTACCAGGCCTATGTCGGCTCCTCGGCAAACCCCGGGTGGCGCGATTTCGCGATCGTCGCCGAAATCATGCGCGGCAAACAGGCCTCCAACGGCGTGTCACTCGATATCAATCCGGCCTCGCGCCAGGTGCTCGAAAACCTGACGCAAGGCGGCCACCTGCTCAGCCTAATCCAGGCCGGCGCGCGCCTGCATCAGGCCGGCTGCAACGGCTGCATCGGCATGGGCCAGGCCCCGGCAAAAGACCAGATCAGCCTGCGCACCGTGCCGCGCAACTTCCCCAGCCGCTCCGGCACCAAGGACGACCTGGTCTACCTTGTCAGCCCCGAGACCGCCGCGGCCAGCGCGCTGCGCGGCGAGATCTGCGACCCGCGCGACCTCGGCATGGACTACCCGAAGATTGTCGAGCCCGACGAGATCATCATCTCCAAAGACATCTTCATCGCGCCGCTGCCGCCCGAGAAGGCCAAAATGGTCGCCCTGGTCAAGGGCCCCAACATTCACTCGCTGCCCGAATTCGACCCGCTGCCCGACCAACTCACCGCCCCGGTCGCGCTGAAAATGGGCGACGGGGTCTCCACCGATGAGATTCTGCGCGCGGGCGCCGAAGTGCTCCCCTTTCGCAGCAATATTCCGGCCATTAGCCGCTTTACCTTCGATGTGCTCGACCCCGAATATTACAATCGCGCCCTGCATTATCGCGACGAAGACCCGCAAGCCTCCGGCCACAGCGTGGTCGCCGGCGATAACTACGGCCAGGGCTCCAGCCGCGAGCACGCCGCCATCGCGCCGCGCTTTTTGGGGCTTCGCTTCGCCCTGGCCAAATCCTACGCCCGCATCCACTGGCAAAACTTGGCCAATTTCGGGGTGCTTCCGCTCGAATTTATCGACCACGCCGACTACGCCGCGATCCATCAGGGCGACACCCTTCGCATCAACAACCTCCACGCCCAACTTCAAAAGGGCAGCACCATCGAGGTCGAAAACACCAGCAAAGGCCGGGTCTTCCAGACCCGCCACACCCTGTCGGAACGCCAGGTCGAGGCGATCCTCGCCGGGGGCCTGATCCCGCTGATGAAAGAAAGGTTGGCGGGAAAATAA
- the tsaB gene encoding tRNA (adenosine(37)-N6)-threonylcarbamoyltransferase complex dimerization subunit type 1 TsaB: MTTAKKTDNSPRRVLAIDTATRTQSLALLDGETVLEHSQQRVKFNHGSSLLERIARMLEAQQMQVSDLDLIAVGRGPGSFTGLRVGVSIAKSLSRAKEIPLVGVSTLASLAHAAACAHPTAAVCATIDARRREVYTGLYALNTASSNALEVLDPDRTAANAELGERLLEVAQTRPVIMVGEGPHKYDELAALTAPGLAKFSVTALAPWAAVPSAVAIALLGRRAAEDGQLDAVNTLEPNYIRPTEAEIKFG, translated from the coding sequence ATGACAACCGCAAAAAAGACTGACAACAGCCCACGCCGCGTCCTGGCCATCGACACCGCAACGCGCACCCAATCGCTGGCGCTCCTGGACGGCGAGACCGTGTTGGAGCACTCGCAGCAGCGGGTGAAATTCAACCACGGCAGCAGCCTGCTTGAGCGCATCGCGCGCATGCTCGAGGCCCAGCAGATGCAGGTGTCCGACCTCGACCTCATCGCCGTGGGGCGTGGCCCGGGGAGCTTCACCGGGCTTCGCGTGGGCGTGTCCATCGCGAAGTCGCTTAGCCGCGCCAAGGAGATCCCGCTGGTCGGCGTCTCCACGCTCGCCTCGCTGGCCCACGCGGCCGCCTGCGCGCACCCCACCGCCGCCGTCTGCGCGACGATTGATGCCCGGCGCCGCGAGGTCTACACCGGCCTGTACGCCCTCAACACAGCCTCGTCGAACGCGCTTGAGGTCCTCGACCCCGACCGCACCGCCGCCAACGCCGAACTGGGCGAGCGCCTGCTCGAAGTCGCCCAGACCCGCCCGGTCATCATGGTCGGCGAGGGCCCGCACAAATACGACGAGCTCGCCGCCCTCACCGCCCCCGGCCTGGCCAAATTTAGCGTCACCGCCCTCGCCCCCTGGGCCGCCGTCCCCTCCGCCGTCGCGATCGCCCTGCTCGGCCGCCGCGCCGCCGAAGACGGCCAACTGGACGCGGTCAACACCCTGGAGCCCAATTATATCCGCCCCACCGAGGCCGAGATTAAGTTCGGGTAA